A section of the Apodemus sylvaticus chromosome 10, mApoSyl1.1, whole genome shotgun sequence genome encodes:
- the Aanat gene encoding serotonin N-acetyltransferase: MPMLNIHSLKPEALHLPLGTSEFLGCQRRHTLPASEFRCLTLEDATSAFEIEREAFISVSGTCPLHLDEIRHFLTLCPELSLGWFEEGCLVAFIIGSLWDKERLTQEALTLHRPGGRTAHLHVLAVHRTFRQQGKGSVLLWRYLHHLGSQPAVRRAVLMCEEALVPFYEKFGFRAVGPCAITVGALTFTELQCSLRCHTFLRRNSGC, from the exons ATGCCCATGTTGAACATCCACTCCCTGAAACCTGAGGCCCTGCACCTGCCACTCGGGACCTCGGAGTTCCTAGGCTGCCAGCGGCGCCACACACTCCCTGCCAGCGAGTTCCGCTGCCTCACGCTTGAGGATGCCACCAGTGCCTTTGAGATTGAGCGGGAAG CCTTTATCTCTGTCTCGGGCACCTGTCCCCTGCACTTGGATGAGATCCGGCACTTCCTCACCCTGTGTCCAGAGCTGTCACTGGGCTGGTTTGAGGAAGGCTGCCTTGTGGCCTTCATCATCGGCTCGCTTTGGGACAAGGAGAGACTCACTCAG GAGGCGCTGACACTACACAGGCCCGGAGGCCGCACCGCCCACCTGCACGTTCTGGCAGTGCACAGAACCTTCCGGCAGCAGGGCAAGGGCTCTGTCCTGCTGTGGAGATACCTTCACCACCTGGGCAGTCAGCCGGCTGTGCGCCGGGCTGTGCTCATGTGTGAGGAAGCCCTGGTCCCCTTCTATGAGAAGTTTGGCTTCCGGGCTGTGGGCCCGTGTGCCATCACCGTGGGCGCTCTCACCTTCACGGAGCTGCAGTGTTCATTACGGTGCCACACCTTCCTGCGCAGGAACAGTGGATGCTGA